Within Actinomycetota bacterium, the genomic segment CCCAGCAGTTCTGCGGGGGCTGCTAGATCCGCAGTAGGATCTCTGGCGACCCGAACCGATCGACAGGAGCTCGCGTGGCCAGGAAACGACGTGGCGGCTACCAACCGCGCAGGAGCGGGGGCCGTCCGGCAGCGAACGACGGCCCCCCCGCGACCCGTGACACCCCCGGCAAGGAGGGCGTCATCGAGGCCGAAGGGACCGTCCTCGAAGCGCTGCCCAACGTCATGTTCCGCGTCGAGCTCGAGAACGGACATCAGGTGCTCGGACACATCTCCGGGAAGATGCGCAAGATGTACATCCGGATCATGCCCGGCGACCGGGTGAAGGTGGAGCTCTCCCCGTACGACCTGTCCCGCGGACGGATCGTCTGGCGCTACCGCTAGCCCAAGCAGGTGTGAACAGCGTCACAGCCCCGGGTCCGCGCGCCGTCTAGGCTGCACCCGGCTTCCCCCCCTTCCCCCCGCGTTCGGGAGGTGCTGGGATGAACAACGGGTGTCCCGTCTGCATCGGGCTCGGCCGCCTCGTCGCCCTCGGGGGTTCGATGCAACCGGTATCGCTGCCCTGTCCGGAGTGCGCGGGTATGGCGATAACCCCCGCCTCGGCGGACGACCCCCCGGCGGCCGACCCGTCCACGGAGCCGTCAGGAGTCGTTGAGGTGGTCGATCAGCTGCCGTAGACGTCCGAAGTGCGTGCGGTCGAAGGTGAACGCGACCCGCTGGAGGTCCACGGCGTCGTCGTCCTGGATCTCCACCTTGGAGGGCTCCACCACCTCGAACCCGCCGCGGACCACGATGTCGGCGAAGCGGCTCCCGAGGTCGGCCAGTCCGTCGGGCCCCGGAGCGTTCTTCATCCGCAGCACCAGGCGGTCCTGGACGTACCGCATCGAGTGGTAGTTGCGGTAGAAGCGGTCGATCTCGTTGACGGCGTCCTCGACGTCGTCGGTCAGCTTGAACAGCGCCAGGTCGATCTCGGAGATGTAGCCGTTGGCGAAGAGCCCTTCCTGGATGAAGTCGAGCCACTGGCGCCAGAACGTGCCCCCGGGGCGGTCGAGGAGCACGATCGGGTGGATATCGCTCTTCCCGGTCTGGGTGAGCGTGAGGAGCTCAAAGGCCTCGTCCATCGTCCCGAACCCTCCCGGCAGCAGGACGAAGGCCTCGGCCTCCTTGATGAACATCAGCTTGCGGGTGAAGAAGTATTTGAAGTTGATGAGCTTGGGGTCCTCGGCGATGAAGGGGTTCGGCTCCGCTTCGAACGGCAGGCGGATGTTGACGCCGAAGCTGCGGGCGGCTCCCGCTCCCGCGTTGGCCGCCTCCATCGATCCCGGTCCGGCCCCGGTCACGACCATCCACCCGCGCTCGGCGATCCTGCGTCCGAACTCACGGGCCTGCTCGTAGTCGGGGTCGCCGTCGCGCGACCGGGCCGAGCCGAACACGCTCACCTTCTGCACGTCGCGGTAGGGAGCGAAGATCTTGAACGCGTAGCGCATCTCCTTCAGCGCGGCGTTGATGATCTTGACGTCGAGCCGCGACGCCCCGTCCCGGGCCAGGAGCAGCCCGGTGACGATGATCTGGCCTATCAGCTCTGAGTGGCGCTCGATCCCCGCCTCTGCGATGAGCTGCGAGATCTTCTCGTCGAGCTCGGGGACTCCTGTCGCGTAGCGTCTGCGCGCCGGGGATCTGGCCATGAGACCGATTCTCTCACGGCCCCCTCAGAGGTCGCCCGACTCCAGCCGTCTCTTCAGTTCCTCGAGGGACGCGTCGAGCTCGTGCTGGGCCTGCTGGTCGATGAACGTCCGGACGACGCGTCCGACCAGGCCGCCCGGCAGCGAGTCGAAGTCGTTCGTGAGGTCGACGACGGTGTGGCCGTCCTCGGTCCGGAAATCCCACGTTCCGCGCATCTTCGGTCCTCGCCGCGTGTGGAAGACGACACGCTCGTTCGGGACGAACTCGATGACCTCCATCTCCCCGTCGACGTTGACCGGACCGACGGCCACCGTGGCAGCGAACCGGGAGCCGAGCCCGTAGGCGTTCTCCGGGTCCACCGGCTCGAACCTCTTCAGCGCCTTGAGGAACCTCGGTGGGTTGCGCCAGTCGCTCACGTACGCGAAGACGTCGGAGACGGGGCACGCGATCGCTATCGACCCGCAGAACCGCAGCATGCGACCACTGTAAGGGCCGTTCGCCGAAGCGATGGTGTAGCGTGCTCGCGATGCGGTCTCGGATCGTGCCCGTCGCGATGGCGCTGCTCGCGGGCCTCGCGTGCTCGCGAGGGCAGACCTCGTCGAGCCCACTGCAGAGGGCGCCGGACCGGGCGGTGGAGGCCGGGTCCGCGACGATGGAGGTGACGAGCGACGTCTCGGTCGCCCGGGACGAGGGCACGCTCGCTACGGTCGCCAGGGGGGAAGGGGTGGTCGACTTCACCGCCCGGCGCGCCCGGGCCACCTTGACCGCCTCGCAGGAGAGCGACCGGACGGCGCAGACCCGCCCCTGCGAGGTCGTGATGGACGCCGACCGCGCCTTC encodes:
- the infA gene encoding translation initiation factor IF-1, with amino-acid sequence MEAEGTVLEALPNVMFRVELENGHQVLGHISGKMRKMYIRIMPGDRVKVELSPYDLSRGRIVWRYR
- a CDS encoding TIGR00730 family Rossman fold protein, with protein sequence MARSPARRRYATGVPELDEKISQLIAEAGIERHSELIGQIIVTGLLLARDGASRLDVKIINAALKEMRYAFKIFAPYRDVQKVSVFGSARSRDGDPDYEQAREFGRRIAERGWMVVTGAGPGSMEAANAGAGAARSFGVNIRLPFEAEPNPFIAEDPKLINFKYFFTRKLMFIKEAEAFVLLPGGFGTMDEAFELLTLTQTGKSDIHPIVLLDRPGGTFWRQWLDFIQEGLFANGYISEIDLALFKLTDDVEDAVNEIDRFYRNYHSMRYVQDRLVLRMKNAPGPDGLADLGSRFADIVVRGGFEVVEPSKVEIQDDDAVDLQRVAFTFDRTHFGRLRQLIDHLNDS
- a CDS encoding SRPBCC family protein yields the protein MLRFCGSIAIACPVSDVFAYVSDWRNPPRFLKALKRFEPVDPENAYGLGSRFAATVAVGPVNVDGEMEVIEFVPNERVVFHTRRGPKMRGTWDFRTEDGHTVVDLTNDFDSLPGGLVGRVVRTFIDQQAQHELDASLEELKRRLESGDL